One Fundulus heteroclitus isolate FHET01 unplaced genomic scaffold, MU-UCD_Fhet_4.1 scaffold_99, whole genome shotgun sequence DNA segment encodes these proteins:
- the dglucy gene encoding putative hydro-lyase Sfum_3393: MHQVHNLNRLSPAELRLLIRQNHPRIRTTTGLAPGYQQANVVVLPNHLADDFEGFCHCNPAPLPLLYRSQPGETSCDPLAKSADIRSDVSEYCVYEDGRLVKAVSSLQSYSSQSRTASEQHGPPADMVTFYLGCSFGFEGKLQEAGIPVRNVEQGRNVSMYRTAVGCVPLGVFSCPLVVTMRPVPVGLLGPAVEATHLNPLAHGAPVHVGEPALLGIKDLSTPHYGDPVELQPGDVPVFWACGVTAIEAILSSKPSLAFSHSPGCMFLTDVPDSPPPSSSVSPDPELSPLCFQVSHNPLLYSLVSRAAVGKIRQLERIITDDPGQRGIRALFVQDELLHACLALSHSSSVAITTGFPTHYMHSPPDETDGPPGAIAMATMLLSLGKQVTLLTDSRAVDMNRALVDEAVRKGVLKAAIPLVTFEDRGPDSALHFLCHHGDPSKPRSDDECRW; this comes from the exons ATGCATCAGGTCCATAATTTAAACCGTCTTAGTCCAGCAGAACTGAGGCTGTTAATTAGACAGAACCATCCCAGAATCAGAACTACGACTGGATTAGCACCAG GATACCAGCAGGCCAACGTCGTGGTCCTGCCGAACCACCTGGCTGATGACTTTGAGGGTTTCTGTCACTGTAACCCCGCCCCCCTGCCCCTCCTTTACCGCAGCCAACCAGGAGAGACTTCCTGTGATCCTCTGGCTAAAAGTGCTGACATCAG GAGCGATGTCTCTGAGTACTGCGTGTATGAGGACGGTCGTCTGGTGAAGGCCGTCTCCAGTCTGCAGAGCTACAGCAGCCAGTCCAG GACGGCATCAGAGCAGCACGGCCCGCCGGCAGACATGGTCACCTTCTATCTCGGCTGCAGCTTCGGCTTCGAGGGCAAGCTGCAGGAAGCTGGAATCCCTGTTAGGAACGTGGAGCAAGGCCGGAACGTCAGCATGTACAGG ACTGCGGTCGGCTGTGTTCCCCTCGGAGTGTTCAGCTGCCCTCTGGTGGTCACCATGCGCCCGGTGCCGGTCGGGCTGCTGGGTCCAGCCGTGGAGGCTACTCACCTGAACCCGCTGGCTCATGGAGCTCCTGTCCATGTAGGCGAGCCAG CTCTCCTGGGGATAAAGGACCTGTCCACACCGCACTATGGCGACCCGGTGGAGCTGCAGCCTGGAGACGTTCCTGTCTTCTGGGCCTGTGGAGTGACGGCTATCGAGGCGATCCTCAGCAGCA AACCGTCTCTGGCCTTCAGCCACTCGCCCGGCTGTATGTTCCTGACCGACGTCCCAGACTCTCCTCCTCCGTCCAGCAGCGTGAGTCCAGACCCTGAGCTGAGCCCGCTCTGCTtccaggtatcccacaatccatTGCTCTACAGCCTGGTGTCCAGGGCAGCGGTGGGAAAGATCCGACAGCTGGAGCGCATCATCACAGACGACCCAG GTCAGAGAGGGATCCGAGCTTTATTCGTTCAGGATGAGCTCCTGCACGCCTGCCTGGCGCTCTCCCACTCCTCCTCTGTTGCCATAACGACTGGCTTCCCCACGCACTACATGCACAG TCCTCCTGATGAGACGGATGGCCCGCCTGGAGCCATCGCCATGGCAACCATGTTGCTGTCTCTGGGGAAACAGGTGACCCTGCTGACGGACAGCAGAGCGGTGGACATGAATCGAGCTCTGGTGGATGAAGCCGTGAGGAAAG GAGTCCTCAAAGCTGCAATCCCATTGGTCACCTTTGAAGACAGAGGGCCTGACTCTGCACTGCACTTCCTGTGTCACCATGGAGACCCCAGCAAACCCAGGTCAGACGATGAATGTCGCTGGTGA